A window from Rhizosphaericola mali encodes these proteins:
- the rpsE gene encoding 30S ribosomal protein S5 gives MSKVNENKIKTTGDLELKEKVVSINRVVKTTKGGRTFSFSALVVVGNGNGIVGQGLGKAKEVQEAITKGIDDAKKSLIKVPVRGGTIPHEQLAKSGAAKVLVKPAATGTGVIAGGSMRAVLESAGVTDVLAKSLGSANPQNVVKATINALALLREPIQIAKKRNIKLSKVFNG, from the coding sequence ATGTCTAAAGTAAACGAAAATAAAATAAAAACTACAGGCGATTTGGAATTGAAAGAGAAAGTAGTTTCCATCAATCGTGTAGTAAAAACAACTAAAGGTGGTCGTACATTTTCCTTCTCTGCATTAGTAGTAGTAGGTAATGGTAACGGTATTGTTGGTCAAGGTCTTGGTAAAGCTAAAGAAGTTCAAGAAGCTATTACTAAAGGTATTGATGATGCAAAGAAAAGCCTTATTAAAGTACCTGTACGTGGTGGTACTATCCCTCACGAACAATTAGCTAAATCTGGTGCTGCGAAAGTATTGGTTAAACCAGCTGCAACTGGTACCGGTGTAATCGCAGGAGGTAGCATGCGTGCCGTTTTGGAAAGCGCAGGTGTTACTGACGTATTGGCTAAAAGCTTAGGGTCTGCTAATCCTCAAAACGTGGTTAAAGCTACGATCAATGCATTAGCTCTTTTGCGCGAACCAATCCAAATTGCTAAAAAACGTAACATTAAATTGAGCAAAGTATTTAACGGATAA
- the rpmD gene encoding 50S ribosomal protein L30, with product MAKIKVTQVKSGIDRPERQKRTLKALGLKKLNASKEIEATPQILGMVNAVSHLVKVENIGE from the coding sequence ATGGCAAAGATTAAAGTAACTCAGGTTAAGAGCGGTATCGATCGTCCTGAGCGTCAAAAAAGAACTTTGAAGGCTTTAGGTCTTAAAAAACTTAACGCTTCTAAAGAAATTGAAGCTACTCCTCAAATTTTAGGTATGGTTAACGCAGTTAGCCATCTTGTAAAAGTTGAAAATATTGGAGAATAA
- the rpmC gene encoding 50S ribosomal protein L29, with the protein MANKAVEFNKSLQGLSAEDLNARLVEEELRLKKVEFAHAISPLENPMTIRSLRRDIARIKTALAAKSKA; encoded by the coding sequence ATGGCAAATAAAGCTGTAGAATTTAATAAAAGCCTTCAAGGATTAAGCGCTGAAGATTTGAATGCAAGACTTGTTGAAGAAGAATTGCGTTTGAAAAAAGTAGAATTTGCACATGCAATTTCTCCTTTGGAAAATCCAATGACGATCCGTAGCCTTAGAAGGGATATTGCCCGTATAAAAACTGCCTTGGCTGCGAAGTCAAAAGCTTAA
- the rplO gene encoding 50S ribosomal protein L15 encodes MKLHNLQPAKGSIQKKKRLGKGEASGKGGTSTKGNKGAQSHASWKIKIGFEGGQMPIQRRTPKRGFKNPNHIEYKVFNLSQIESLVEKYGIKEFTLDNLYANALISRTDKVKILANGEIASAVTFKVHAASEKAKAAVEAAGGSIEIIK; translated from the coding sequence ATGAAATTACACAATTTACAACCTGCAAAAGGTTCAATCCAAAAGAAAAAACGTTTAGGTAAAGGTGAAGCATCTGGTAAAGGTGGTACATCTACGAAAGGTAACAAAGGTGCACAAAGCCACGCTAGCTGGAAAATCAAAATTGGTTTCGAAGGTGGTCAAATGCCAATCCAACGTCGTACACCAAAACGTGGTTTCAAAAATCCAAATCATATTGAGTATAAAGTGTTCAACTTATCTCAAATTGAATCTTTGGTTGAAAAATATGGAATTAAAGAATTCACTTTGGACAACTTGTATGCTAATGCATTAATTAGCCGTACTGACAAAGTTAAAATTCTTGCAAACGGAGAAATCGCTTCTGCAGTAACCTTCAAAGTACACGCAGCAAGTGAAAAAGCTAAAGCAGCTGTTGAAGCAGCTGGAGGAAGTATTGAAATTATTAAATAA
- the rplR gene encoding 50S ribosomal protein L18: MLTATSVSFKYSIMAKISNKQKIRYRIRTKISGTATRPRLAVFRSNSDIYLQLINDEEGITIAAASTRDKDIAAQKVTKSEKSKLAGAAIARKATEIGIGSIVFDRGGNLYHGRVKAVGDGAREGGLQF, encoded by the coding sequence ATGCTTACGGCAACTTCCGTAAGCTTTAAATATAGCATAATGGCAAAAATTTCTAATAAACAAAAGATTCGTTACCGTATCCGCACTAAAATTAGCGGTACTGCAACAAGACCTCGTTTGGCTGTTTTTCGTAGTAATTCTGATATTTATCTTCAATTGATTAATGATGAAGAAGGGATCACTATCGCTGCTGCATCTACAAGAGATAAAGATATCGCTGCTCAAAAAGTAACTAAAAGCGAAAAATCTAAATTGGCTGGTGCTGCGATCGCTCGTAAAGCAACAGAAATTGGAATCGGTTCTATAGTTTTTGATCGTGGTGGTAATTTATATCACGGACGTGTTAAAGCTGTAGGTGATGGAGCTCGTGAAGGCGGTCTTCAATTCTAA
- the rpsH gene encoding 30S ribosomal protein S8 gives MLTTDPIADFLTRIRNAQMAGHRIVEIPASNLKKRITEILYDQGYILKYKFEDDSKQGLIKIALKYDVDTKQPAIRVLERISRPGLRQYSKPADFKAVFNGLGIAIISTSKGVMTDKQAKKENVGGEVLCRIY, from the coding sequence ATGTTAACTACAGATCCAATTGCTGATTTCCTTACTAGAATACGTAATGCTCAAATGGCAGGCCACCGTATTGTAGAAATTCCAGCGTCTAATCTAAAAAAACGTATTACTGAGATTTTGTATGATCAAGGTTACATTTTGAAATACAAATTCGAAGACGACAGCAAACAAGGTTTGATCAAAATCGCGTTGAAATATGACGTAGATACTAAACAACCTGCTATCAGAGTTTTAGAAAGAATCAGCCGTCCAGGTTTACGTCAATATTCTAAACCAGCTGATTTCAAAGCTGTTTTCAATGGTTTAGGTATCGCTATCATCTCTACATCTAAAGGTGTGATGACTGACAAGCAAGCAAAAAAAGAAAATGTTGGTGGTGAGGTTTTGTGCCGCATTTATTAA
- the rpsN gene encoding 30S ribosomal protein S14: MARKSIIARQKKREELVAKFADKRAALKEAGDYAALDKLPRNASPVRLKNRCQLTGRPKGYMRYFGLARVMFRDMALDGKIPGVKKASW, translated from the coding sequence ATGGCTAGAAAATCAATTATCGCCAGACAAAAGAAAAGAGAAGAACTTGTAGCTAAGTTTGCTGATAAACGTGCAGCTCTTAAAGAAGCAGGTGATTACGCAGCTTTGGACAAATTACCTCGTAATGCGTCTCCAGTAAGATTGAAAAATCGTTGTCAATTGACTGGTCGTCCAAAAGGATATATGCGTTATTTTGGCTTAGCTCGTGTTATGTTCCGTGACATGGCTCTAGATGGTAAAATCCCAGGCGTTAAAAAAGCAAGCTGGTAA
- the map gene encoding type I methionyl aminopeptidase, which produces MLIIKKDEEVAIMQQNARLVSSMLGEVASVLKPGMTTMQIDKMCADMIADLKGVPTFLHYGGYPHNCCASVNDVVVHGFPNDVELKDGDIVSIDLGITKDGYVGEHAYSFIIGEVSDEILQLVRVTKESLYMGIAKAINGNRVGDISYAIEEHTQKKYGYGVVRELVGHGLGKTMHEDPYVPNYGRRGTGPKLKENLTIAIEPMINLGTRQVYTDKDGWTIRTADGMPSVHFEHDVCVKKNHPLILSDYSLIEEKEVKNPNLNTSYFKDFKMPVL; this is translated from the coding sequence ATGTTGATAATAAAAAAAGATGAAGAAGTTGCTATAATGCAACAGAATGCAAGATTGGTAAGTTCGATGTTAGGTGAGGTTGCAAGTGTATTGAAACCTGGTATGACAACGATGCAGATTGATAAAATGTGTGCAGATATGATTGCAGACTTGAAGGGTGTGCCTACATTTTTGCATTATGGTGGATATCCGCATAATTGTTGTGCGTCAGTCAATGATGTGGTTGTTCATGGTTTTCCTAATGATGTAGAATTAAAAGATGGAGATATTGTATCCATCGACCTCGGTATTACCAAAGATGGTTATGTTGGCGAACATGCCTATTCTTTCATCATTGGTGAAGTGAGCGATGAAATCTTACAATTGGTGCGTGTGACTAAAGAATCCCTTTATATGGGTATTGCAAAAGCGATTAATGGAAATCGTGTGGGAGATATTTCGTATGCAATTGAAGAGCATACGCAAAAAAAATATGGTTACGGTGTTGTACGTGAATTAGTTGGTCATGGATTGGGTAAAACCATGCATGAAGATCCTTATGTACCAAATTATGGAAGGAGAGGAACTGGACCTAAATTGAAAGAAAATTTAACCATTGCGATTGAGCCAATGATTAATTTGGGAACAAGACAAGTGTACACGGATAAAGATGGTTGGACAATTAGAACGGCTGATGGAATGCCATCTGTACATTTTGAACACGATGTCTGTGTTAAAAAGAATCATCCATTAATTCTTTCTGATTATTCTTTGATTGAAGAGAAAGAAGTTAAGAATCCTAATTTGAATACCTCTTATTTCAAAGATTTCAAAATGCCTGTATTGTAA
- the rplX gene encoding 50S ribosomal protein L24 — MSNRFKPKYNIKKGDQVVIIAGDDKDLKKPRTVLEVILDKGRVLVEGANIVTKHTKPSAQNTKGGIVKVEAPIAISNVQLWDAKAGAPTKVKRTRQDGKVIRISKKSGEAIK; from the coding sequence ATGAGTAATAGATTTAAACCCAAATACAATATAAAAAAAGGCGATCAAGTTGTAATCATCGCAGGTGATGATAAAGATTTGAAAAAACCACGTACTGTATTGGAAGTAATTTTGGATAAAGGTCGTGTATTAGTTGAAGGAGCTAATATCGTAACTAAACATACTAAACCTTCTGCTCAAAATACTAAAGGTGGTATTGTAAAAGTAGAAGCTCCAATTGCCATCAGCAATGTCCAACTGTGGGATGCTAAAGCTGGTGCTCCGACTAAAGTTAAACGTACACGCCAAGACGGTAAAGTAATTCGTATTTCTAAAAAATCAGGGGAGGCTATAAAATAA
- the rplF gene encoding 50S ribosomal protein L6, whose protein sequence is MSRIGRSPIALAKGVTVNVAKDNTITVKGPKGELIQTVDSDITVEVKDEHIYLTRPTDQIRHRALHGLYRALLHNMVVGVSEGYTKQLELVGVGYKAANQGNVLDLSLGYSHNIIIDVPSELKVTTLTEKGKNPLITLESYDKQLLGQVAAKIRSLRKPEPYKGKGVKYVGEFIRRKAGKAAGK, encoded by the coding sequence ATGTCTCGTATTGGTAGAAGTCCAATCGCGCTTGCAAAAGGCGTGACTGTGAATGTTGCTAAAGATAACACAATCACAGTAAAAGGTCCAAAAGGTGAATTGATTCAAACTGTTGATAGCGATATCACGGTAGAAGTTAAAGATGAGCATATCTATCTAACTCGTCCTACTGATCAAATTCGTCATCGTGCATTGCATGGCTTATATCGTGCATTGTTGCATAACATGGTAGTAGGTGTATCTGAAGGTTATACAAAACAATTGGAATTGGTCGGTGTAGGTTATAAAGCCGCTAACCAAGGTAATGTTTTGGATTTATCTTTAGGTTATTCTCACAACATCATCATTGATGTTCCTAGTGAATTGAAAGTAACTACTCTTACTGAAAAAGGTAAAAATCCTTTGATTACATTAGAAAGTTATGATAAACAATTATTAGGTCAGGTCGCTGCTAAGATCCGTAGTCTTCGTAAACCAGAACCTTACAAAGGAAAAGGTGTTAAATACGTGGGTGAATTTATCCGTCGTAAAGCTGGTAAAGCTGCTGGTAAATAA
- the rpsQ gene encoding 30S ribosomal protein S17 — protein MAERNLRKTRIGVVSSNKMTKSITVAVERKVKHPIYGKFLKKTTKFHAHDENNECNIGDTVKIMETRPLSKTKRWRLVEIVEKAK, from the coding sequence ATGGCTGAAAGAAATTTGCGTAAAACAAGAATAGGTGTTGTTAGCAGCAACAAAATGACAAAATCAATCACAGTTGCTGTTGAAAGAAAAGTAAAACACCCTATTTATGGTAAGTTCCTTAAAAAAACTACCAAATTCCATGCTCACGATGAAAACAATGAATGTAACATCGGAGATACTGTAAAGATCATGGAAACTCGTCCTCTTTCTAAAACGAAACGTTGGAGATTGGTGGAAATCGTTGAAAAAGCTAAATAG
- a CDS encoding GH3 auxin-responsive promoter family protein, producing MISKPYAKFATKKLRVAADKAVEIQLQIMSELVGKAMHTQFGKDHHFSSIRNYVDFKEAIPVKDYEGLRPYIDRIVKGEYNILWEGRPIYFAETSGTTSGVKYIPITKESISNHINGARNALLAYITNSGNAQFVDGKLIFLSGSPILHDTNGIPTGRLSGIVNHHIPSYLTKNQMPSYDTNCVDDWEQKLDKIVEETISKDMTLISGIPPWMQMYFDRLIAKTDKKIKDIFPNFSVMVYGGVNFDPYKKKLFDSIGKSVDTVELYPASEGFIAFQDNMENEGLLLNTNAGIFYEFIPTEEIFDENPTRLHLGEVELDKNYALVINSNAGLWGYLIGDTVKFISLQPYRINVTGRIKHFISAFGEHVIGEEVDWAIAKASEEHNVEITEFTIAPMVVQGDGQSYHEWFIEFTKMPENLTAFVETLDNHLRSRNEYYDDLIKGNILQKLHITPIQKDGFINYMKSIGKLGGQNKLPRLSNDRKIAEAMEKFKL from the coding sequence ATGATATCAAAGCCTTACGCAAAATTTGCAACCAAAAAATTGCGTGTCGCTGCGGACAAAGCGGTAGAAATACAATTACAAATAATGTCCGAATTGGTGGGAAAAGCAATGCACACACAATTTGGCAAAGATCATCATTTCAGTTCCATTCGTAATTATGTAGATTTCAAGGAGGCCATTCCCGTCAAAGATTATGAGGGGCTACGTCCTTACATCGACCGCATTGTAAAAGGGGAATACAATATTCTTTGGGAGGGACGTCCGATTTATTTTGCAGAAACAAGTGGAACGACTAGTGGCGTGAAATATATCCCAATAACAAAAGAATCTATTTCTAATCATATAAATGGTGCGCGCAATGCATTATTAGCATATATCACCAATTCAGGTAATGCACAATTTGTCGATGGCAAACTGATATTTTTAAGTGGTTCGCCGATTTTGCATGATACCAACGGCATTCCAACCGGGCGCTTGAGTGGTATAGTCAATCATCACATTCCATCCTATTTGACCAAAAATCAAATGCCAAGTTATGATACCAATTGTGTCGATGATTGGGAGCAAAAATTGGACAAAATTGTAGAAGAAACGATTTCCAAAGACATGACTTTAATCAGTGGGATTCCACCTTGGATGCAAATGTATTTTGATCGTTTAATAGCCAAAACGGATAAAAAAATAAAGGACATTTTCCCTAATTTTTCGGTTATGGTATATGGAGGTGTCAATTTTGATCCGTATAAAAAGAAATTATTTGATTCCATTGGTAAATCTGTTGATACTGTTGAACTCTATCCAGCAAGTGAAGGATTTATTGCCTTTCAGGACAATATGGAAAATGAGGGATTACTTTTAAATACGAACGCAGGTATCTTTTACGAATTTATTCCAACAGAAGAAATTTTTGATGAAAATCCAACACGTTTGCATCTGGGAGAGGTAGAGTTGGATAAAAATTATGCATTGGTAATTAATAGCAATGCTGGACTTTGGGGTTATTTGATTGGAGATACGGTCAAATTTATAAGCCTACAACCTTATCGAATCAATGTAACAGGTAGAATAAAACATTTTATTTCCGCTTTTGGAGAGCATGTAATTGGCGAGGAAGTCGATTGGGCAATAGCAAAAGCCTCGGAAGAACACAATGTGGAAATTACGGAATTTACCATTGCACCAATGGTCGTACAAGGTGATGGACAAAGCTACCATGAATGGTTTATTGAATTTACCAAAATGCCAGAAAACCTAACTGCGTTTGTCGAAACTTTAGATAATCATTTGCGTAGCCGAAATGAATATTACGACGATCTTATCAAAGGCAATATTTTGCAAAAATTGCATATTACGCCCATTCAAAAAGATGGCTTTATCAATTACATGAAATCAATCGGCAAACTTGGTGGGCAAAATAAATTACCAAGATTGAGCAATGACCGAAAGATTGCAGAAGCAATGGAGAAGTTTAAATTATAA
- the rplN gene encoding 50S ribosomal protein L14 yields the protein MIQQESRLNVADNSGAKEVLCIRVLGNSGQDYAHIGDKIVVTIKSAIPAGNVKKGTVSKAVIVRTKNKLRRKDGSYIRFDDNAVVLLNASDEPRGTRIFGPVARELRDKGYMKIISLAPEVL from the coding sequence ATGATTCAGCAAGAAAGTAGGCTAAATGTAGCCGACAATAGTGGAGCAAAAGAAGTACTTTGTATTCGTGTTCTTGGCAACTCTGGTCAAGATTATGCTCATATTGGAGACAAAATAGTTGTTACTATTAAGTCTGCTATACCAGCAGGTAACGTAAAAAAAGGTACTGTTTCCAAAGCTGTAATTGTACGTACCAAAAACAAATTGCGTCGTAAAGATGGATCTTATATCCGTTTCGATGACAATGCAGTAGTATTATTGAATGCTTCTGATGAACCTCGTGGTACACGTATCTTCGGACCAGTAGCGCGTGAATTGCGTGATAAAGGTTATATGAAGATTATATCTTTGGCTCCAGAAGTATTGTAG
- the rplE gene encoding 50S ribosomal protein L5 yields the protein MSTVTYIPRLATKYKNEVVPALAKKFEYKSTMQVPKLEKICINRGVNGAVADKKLVEVSVEELTSISGQKAVQTLSKKDISNFKLRKGMPIGARVTLRGVKMYEFLDRLISVALPRVRDFKGVSDKAFDGRGNYTLGVTEQIIFPEIDIDKVTKISGMDITFVTSAANNEEAYELLKALGMPFKNAKKDNN from the coding sequence ATGAGTACTGTAACTTACATTCCAAGGTTAGCAACTAAGTACAAAAATGAAGTTGTACCTGCCTTGGCTAAAAAATTCGAATACAAAAGCACCATGCAGGTTCCTAAATTGGAAAAAATCTGTATTAATCGTGGTGTTAATGGTGCAGTGGCTGATAAGAAATTAGTAGAAGTTTCTGTAGAAGAATTGACTTCTATTTCTGGTCAAAAAGCTGTACAAACTTTAAGTAAAAAAGATATTTCTAACTTTAAATTACGTAAAGGAATGCCAATCGGCGCTCGTGTAACTTTACGTGGCGTTAAGATGTATGAGTTCTTAGATCGTTTGATCTCTGTAGCTTTACCTCGTGTACGTGATTTTAAAGGTGTGAGTGATAAAGCATTCGACGGTAGAGGTAACTATACACTTGGTGTTACTGAACAAATCATTTTCCCAGAAATTGATATTGATAAAGTAACTAAGATTTCTGGTATGGATATCACTTTCGTTACTTCTGCTGCAAATAACGAAGAAGCATACGAATTGCTTAAAGCATTAGGTATGCCATTCAAAAATGCAAAGAAAGATAACAATTAA
- the secY gene encoding preprotein translocase subunit SecY — protein sequence MKKFIQNIKNIWDIEELRSKILVTLVLVLVYRFGTQIVLPGIDPNKIQAAAANTRNNGLLGLFDTFAGGAFAQASILALGVMPYISASIFMQLMTVLVPQLQKIQKEGASGQKKINQWTRYLTVIVTIFQAGAYVAYLKSPGYADALIPAYSSYFFVSTIIILTAGTLFVMWLGERIQDKGLGNGTSIIIMVGILARLPQAIIQEFQAKQVKGAGGLLVFLIEVGILVAIIMGLIILVQGVRKVPVTYAKQITGNKQVGGARQFLPLKVNSAGVMPIIFAQAIMFLPTLVSFTNLDAKSGIIAIFSDHSNPWYMVIYAVMVIGFTFLYTALIFNPKQMSEDLRRSNGFIPGIQPGQPTADFIGAIMDRITFPGAVFLALVGILPGFAQKLGVTQAFSSFFGGTSLLIMVGVVLDTLQQIETHLLMRQYDGLMKGGSRIHGRQSMTTGIAAGIDNN from the coding sequence GTGAAAAAATTTATTCAAAATATTAAAAACATTTGGGATATCGAGGAATTAAGAAGCAAAATCCTTGTTACCCTTGTTTTGGTTTTAGTTTATCGTTTTGGGACTCAGATTGTACTACCAGGTATTGATCCTAATAAAATACAAGCTGCAGCAGCTAATACGCGTAACAACGGTCTTTTAGGACTATTTGATACGTTTGCTGGTGGTGCATTTGCACAAGCTTCTATTTTGGCTTTAGGTGTGATGCCTTATATTTCGGCTTCTATTTTTATGCAATTAATGACCGTCTTGGTTCCTCAATTGCAAAAAATTCAAAAAGAAGGTGCTAGTGGTCAGAAAAAAATCAATCAATGGACGCGTTATTTAACAGTAATCGTTACGATTTTTCAAGCGGGAGCTTATGTAGCTTATTTGAAAAGTCCTGGTTATGCTGATGCATTGATTCCTGCATATTCTTCTTATTTCTTTGTTTCTACTATTATCATTTTAACTGCAGGTACATTATTTGTAATGTGGTTAGGTGAAAGAATACAAGATAAAGGTTTGGGTAATGGTACTTCTATCATTATCATGGTAGGTATCTTAGCTCGTTTACCACAAGCAATAATTCAAGAATTCCAAGCTAAGCAAGTTAAAGGTGCCGGTGGATTGTTAGTATTCTTGATTGAAGTTGGTATTTTGGTTGCAATTATTATGGGTTTGATCATCTTAGTTCAAGGTGTAAGAAAAGTGCCTGTAACGTATGCAAAACAAATTACTGGTAATAAACAAGTTGGTGGTGCTAGACAATTTTTACCATTGAAAGTAAATAGTGCTGGTGTAATGCCGATCATATTTGCGCAAGCGATTATGTTCTTACCTACATTGGTTTCTTTTACTAATTTGGATGCAAAATCAGGTATCATCGCAATATTCAGTGATCATAGTAATCCTTGGTATATGGTTATCTATGCGGTTATGGTGATTGGTTTTACCTTCCTTTATACTGCATTGATATTCAATCCTAAGCAAATGAGTGAAGATCTTAGAAGAAGCAATGGTTTTATTCCTGGTATTCAACCTGGTCAACCAACTGCCGATTTTATTGGAGCGATTATGGATAGAATTACATTCCCAGGTGCTGTATTTCTAGCCTTGGTGGGTATTCTTCCTGGATTTGCACAAAAATTGGGAGTTACGCAAGCATTCAGTTCTTTCTTCGGAGGTACTTCTTTATTGATTATGGTTGGTGTTGTTTTGGATACATTACAACAAATCGAAACACATTTGTTAATGCGCCAATACGACGGATTGATGAAAGGTGGTTCTCGTATCCATGGAAGACAGTCAATGACAACAGGCATTGCTGCTGGTATCGATAACAATTAG
- a CDS encoding BaiN/RdsA family NAD(P)/FAD-dependent oxidoreductase, translating into MSVYSAIVIGGGAAGFFTAINIVENQPDAKVLIIEKSTKLLSKVKVSGGGRCNVTHFGLDLPELVKRYPRGKNFLKKAFHQFNTLDTEKWFGNHSVKLHAEKDGRMFPSTNDSQTIIDCFLAAVNKLQIEIRINVAVESIVKEAEYFSLFTSKGEFRAKNVVLACGGFPKKEQFGWIEKLGLKINAPVPSLFTFNIPNNSLSKLMGLSVPNARVKIAGSKLVENGPLLITHWGLSGPVVLRLSAWGARELAEKNYTFSIGVNWLGEINENELRENWVDLRNQFAKQNIGKHNPWEIPNRLWLYFLETADISLNSNWAELKSAQQNKLIQILTNQSFEIKGKTTFKEEFVTCGGVDLQEIDANTMQSKKIEGLYFAGEIMDIDGITGGFNFQNAWTTGWIAAKNISNHI; encoded by the coding sequence ATGTCTGTATATTCTGCAATTGTAATTGGTGGTGGTGCGGCTGGTTTTTTTACAGCAATCAATATTGTTGAAAATCAACCAGATGCAAAAGTTTTGATTATTGAAAAATCGACCAAATTGCTTTCTAAAGTTAAAGTGAGTGGTGGTGGTCGTTGTAATGTAACACATTTCGGTTTGGATTTACCTGAATTAGTGAAACGTTATCCGCGAGGAAAGAATTTTTTGAAAAAAGCATTTCATCAATTTAATACTTTAGATACGGAAAAATGGTTTGGAAATCATAGCGTAAAGTTACATGCCGAAAAAGATGGGCGAATGTTCCCAAGTACAAATGATTCTCAAACGATTATTGATTGTTTTTTAGCTGCGGTCAATAAATTACAAATTGAGATTAGAATAAATGTTGCGGTAGAATCCATAGTAAAAGAGGCAGAATATTTTAGTCTATTCACGTCCAAAGGCGAATTTAGAGCAAAAAATGTAGTTCTAGCATGTGGTGGATTTCCTAAAAAAGAACAGTTTGGATGGATTGAAAAATTGGGTTTGAAAATCAACGCTCCTGTTCCTTCACTATTTACCTTCAACATTCCTAATAATTCCCTTTCCAAATTAATGGGATTAAGTGTTCCGAATGCTAGAGTAAAAATTGCGGGTTCCAAATTAGTAGAAAATGGTCCATTGCTTATTACGCATTGGGGATTGAGCGGCCCTGTTGTGTTGAGACTTTCAGCTTGGGGGGCGCGAGAATTAGCAGAAAAGAATTATACATTTTCTATTGGAGTAAATTGGTTGGGAGAGATTAATGAAAATGAACTAAGAGAAAATTGGGTGGATCTCCGCAATCAATTTGCAAAGCAAAATATTGGCAAACATAATCCTTGGGAAATACCCAATCGGCTTTGGTTATATTTCTTGGAAACTGCGGATATTTCTCTTAATTCCAATTGGGCAGAATTAAAATCTGCACAACAAAATAAATTAATCCAAATACTTACCAATCAATCATTTGAAATCAAAGGTAAAACAACTTTCAAAGAAGAATTTGTTACTTGCGGAGGGGTTGATTTGCAAGAAATTGATGCCAATACGATGCAATCCAAAAAAATCGAAGGGCTATATTTTGCTGGTGAAATTATGGACATTGATGGGATTACTGGAGGCTTTAATTTCCAAAATGCATGGACAACTGGATGGATTGCTGCGAAGAATATAAGTAATCATATATAG
- the rplP gene encoding 50S ribosomal protein L16, whose amino-acid sequence MLQPKRTKHRKSQKGHPRNVTKRGATIEFGSYALKAIEPIWMNNRQLEAARQSLTRAMNREGNVWIRIFPDKPITRKPAAVRMGKGKGNPEFWAAVVDPGRIIFEVDGVSLEVAKEAFRLASQKLPIKTKMVIRRDLVTD is encoded by the coding sequence ATGTTACAGCCAAAAAGAACAAAACACAGAAAATCACAAAAAGGACATCCTCGCAATGTTACCAAGAGAGGAGCTACCATCGAATTTGGTTCTTATGCCTTAAAAGCAATTGAGCCAATTTGGATGAATAACCGTCAATTGGAGGCAGCTCGTCAGTCTTTGACACGTGCTATGAACCGTGAAGGTAACGTTTGGATTAGAATATTTCCTGATAAACCTATTACTCGTAAACCAGCTGCGGTACGTATGGGTAAAGGTAAAGGTAACCCTGAATTTTGGGCTGCTGTAGTCGATCCAGGTCGTATCATATTTGAAGTGGATGGCGTATCTCTTGAGGTAGCTAAAGAAGCTTTCAGATTAGCTTCTCAAAAACTTCCAATTAAAACCAAAATGGTTATTAGAAGAGACTTGGTAACTGATTAA